One window from the genome of Elusimicrobiota bacterium encodes:
- a CDS encoding MFS transporter, which produces MMVMPMGPDFAGALGIPMSHLGVIGGAYTASATVVGIAGSMLLDKWERRSALTIAIAGLGLSTMTGALAVGGASLILARVAAGAFGGIAATLCFSIVADLVPEERRGRATAVVASGFSLSSIFGVPAGLELARRGGWRAPFLVVGAIALLLAVSARLLLPRLRAHLDAKEAAAPLPLDARMGLSFAAFGCSILGNFMLIPNIPAYLQFNMGFPRAHMGLLYLGGGLASLATMRLAGVWTDRSRALWPVLTGAVLVSSALVFGAVLQPPWLPPALFFAAFMSCNSARWVAVNALASRVPPPSARARYLSAQNAFSHAASATASFASAAFLTSDPSGRLVGMPALAATAALLGLGAPLAVWRLEKLLPARPAPRVPVPAEF; this is translated from the coding sequence ATGATGGTGATGCCGATGGGCCCGGACTTCGCGGGCGCGCTCGGCATCCCGATGTCCCATCTCGGGGTCATCGGCGGCGCCTACACCGCCTCGGCGACCGTCGTCGGCATCGCCGGCTCGATGCTGCTCGACAAGTGGGAGCGCCGCTCGGCGCTGACGATCGCGATCGCCGGCCTCGGCCTGTCCACGATGACCGGAGCGCTCGCCGTCGGCGGCGCGTCGCTGATCCTGGCGCGAGTGGCCGCGGGTGCGTTCGGCGGCATCGCCGCGACGCTGTGCTTCTCGATCGTCGCCGACCTCGTGCCCGAGGAGCGCCGCGGCCGCGCCACGGCCGTCGTGGCCTCCGGCTTCTCTCTGTCGTCGATCTTCGGCGTGCCGGCGGGCCTCGAGCTCGCGCGGCGCGGAGGCTGGCGCGCGCCGTTCCTTGTCGTCGGAGCGATCGCGCTGCTGTTGGCCGTGTCGGCGCGCCTGCTCCTTCCGCGGTTGAGGGCTCATCTCGACGCGAAGGAAGCCGCGGCGCCGCTGCCGCTCGACGCGCGCATGGGCCTGAGCTTCGCCGCGTTCGGCTGCTCGATCCTCGGGAACTTCATGCTGATCCCGAACATCCCGGCCTATCTGCAGTTCAACATGGGCTTCCCGCGCGCGCATATGGGCCTGCTGTACTTGGGGGGCGGGCTCGCGAGCCTGGCGACGATGCGGCTGGCGGGAGTCTGGACGGACCGCTCGCGCGCGCTGTGGCCGGTGCTGACGGGCGCGGTCCTGGTCTCGTCGGCCCTCGTCTTCGGCGCGGTGCTCCAGCCCCCATGGCTGCCGCCGGCCCTGTTCTTCGCCGCGTTCATGAGCTGCAACTCCGCGCGCTGGGTCGCGGTCAACGCGCTGGCCAGCCGGGTGCCGCCGCCGTCGGCGCGGGCCCGCTACCTGTCGGCGCAGAACGCGTTCTCGCACGCCGCCAGCGCGACCGCCTCGTTCGCCTCGGCCGCCTTCCTGACCTCGGACCCCTCCGGACGGCTGGTCGGCATGCCCGCGCTCGCGGCCACGGCCGCGCTGCTCGGGCTCGGCGCCCCGCTCGCGGTGTGGCGTCTGGAGAAGCTGCTCCCGGCGCGCCCCGCGCCGCGCGTCCCCGTCCCGGCCGAGTTCTAG
- a CDS encoding OsmC family protein, with amino-acid sequence MPQPFPHRYEVSLTWKGGETSEISAGPRPVLPGGPPAQFDGTDETRWSPEHLVLAALAQCLMLTWVSLNKRSRIPLKGWESKGESVLEKTKEGLVFTSFKLTVALKTEEPRIEEARKLLETAKKYCIIANSLKTPPTLEAVVEAA; translated from the coding sequence ATGCCCCAGCCATTTCCCCATCGTTATGAAGTGAGCCTGACCTGGAAGGGAGGAGAGACCAGCGAGATCTCCGCCGGCCCGCGTCCCGTCCTCCCCGGCGGGCCGCCCGCCCAGTTCGACGGCACGGACGAGACCCGCTGGAGCCCCGAGCACCTCGTGCTGGCCGCGCTGGCGCAGTGCCTGATGCTGACCTGGGTCTCGCTGAACAAGCGCTCCCGGATCCCGCTGAAAGGCTGGGAGTCGAAGGGCGAGAGCGTCCTCGAGAAGACGAAGGAAGGCCTCGTCTTCACCTCGTTCAAGCTCACCGTCGCGCTCAAGACCGAAGAGCCCCGGATCGAAGAAGCCCGAAAGCTGCTCGAGACGGCCAAAAAATACTGCATCATCGCCAACTCGCTCAAAACCCCTCCCACCCTCGAAGCCGTCGTGGAAGCCGCCTGA
- a CDS encoding DUF1499 domain-containing protein, with the protein MKKLLPLLALWASACAPRINDITTTPDDPPSFRRAALLPENRGRDMTYPSANISRQRKAYPDLKPLGRVDPPESAYEAALAAARRMPRWNVIAADAAARVIEAVATTGLLRFKDDVVIEVRPNGSGSAVHMRSKSRAGKSDFGTNAKRIRAFFEELGR; encoded by the coding sequence ATGAAGAAGCTCCTCCCCCTCCTCGCGCTGTGGGCCTCGGCCTGCGCCCCTCGGATCAACGACATCACGACGACTCCCGACGATCCGCCGAGCTTCCGGCGCGCGGCCCTGCTGCCCGAGAACCGGGGCCGGGACATGACCTATCCGAGCGCCAACATCTCCCGGCAGCGCAAGGCCTACCCGGACCTCAAGCCGCTCGGCCGCGTCGACCCGCCGGAGAGCGCCTACGAGGCGGCGCTCGCCGCCGCCCGGCGCATGCCGCGCTGGAACGTCATCGCGGCCGACGCCGCCGCGCGCGTCATCGAGGCCGTGGCGACGACGGGGCTGCTGCGCTTCAAGGACGACGTCGTCATCGAGGTGCGCCCCAACGGCTCCGGCTCCGCCGTCCACATGCGCTCGAAGTCCCGCGCCGGCAAGAGCGACTTCGGGACGAACGCGAAGCGCATCCGCGCCTTCTTCGAGGAGCTCGGCCGCTAG
- a CDS encoding alpha/beta hydrolase encodes MIQIRNGRGRIVYAAVFLLVSLLAVFRAPTYHLWMLSIIVTEWGHALAVLSLLPFAPGWSTTRGGRYSVVIGIAASFLFLTPLLRSLSVAAGLPKSMEAAFGPSDVSSTPLSFKNLLMGVPLSPVHQTTERYARSCGEVLSLELYRPVAALKPSPLVIVVHGGSWQSGSRLELDPLSRYLAARGYAVASVDYGLAPRSIFPGPVDDLRDALSFLRDRSTDLALDPSRVILLGRSAGAQIALAAAHDPEPPPGLRGIVVFYGPNDLFLAWRVPGPKRMIDSRRLLRQYLGGSPAEEPERYERASPLLAAGKKSPPTLMIHGGRDEMVWPLHEYRLSGKLKAAGVPHYFLNMPWATHGCDYNFNGPCGQLSTYAVERFLASALR; translated from the coding sequence ATGATCCAGATCCGAAACGGAAGAGGGCGAATCGTCTACGCCGCCGTGTTCCTGCTCGTATCCCTCCTGGCCGTCTTTCGCGCCCCCACCTACCACCTGTGGATGCTGTCGATCATCGTGACCGAGTGGGGCCACGCCCTCGCCGTCTTGTCTTTATTGCCGTTCGCTCCAGGTTGGAGCACGACACGCGGCGGCCGATATTCAGTCGTCATAGGAATAGCCGCGTCATTTCTATTCCTGACCCCGTTGCTGAGATCGTTATCCGTAGCCGCAGGCCTGCCGAAAAGCATGGAGGCCGCCTTCGGTCCGTCGGACGTATCCTCCACGCCGTTGTCGTTCAAGAATCTGTTGATGGGCGTGCCGTTAAGTCCCGTTCATCAGACCACCGAGCGATACGCCCGTTCCTGCGGCGAGGTCCTCTCCCTCGAGCTGTACCGTCCCGTCGCCGCGCTCAAGCCCTCCCCTCTCGTGATCGTCGTCCACGGCGGCTCCTGGCAAAGCGGCTCCCGCCTCGAGCTCGACCCCCTCTCCCGCTACCTCGCCGCCCGCGGCTACGCCGTCGCCTCCGTCGACTACGGCCTCGCCCCGCGCTCGATCTTCCCCGGCCCCGTCGACGACCTCCGCGACGCGCTGTCGTTCTTGAGGGACCGTTCCACGGACCTAGCGCTCGATCCGAGCCGCGTGATCCTCCTGGGCCGCTCCGCCGGCGCCCAGATCGCGCTCGCCGCCGCGCACGACCCCGAGCCGCCGCCCGGGCTCAGGGGCATCGTCGTCTTCTACGGTCCCAACGACCTGTTCCTCGCCTGGCGCGTTCCCGGCCCCAAGCGCATGATCGACTCGCGCCGGCTCCTGCGCCAGTACCTGGGCGGCTCTCCCGCCGAGGAGCCCGAGCGCTACGAGCGGGCCTCCCCGCTGCTCGCCGCCGGGAAGAAGTCGCCGCCGACCTTGATGATCCACGGCGGCCGCGACGAGATGGTCTGGCCGCTCCACGAGTACCGGCTCTCAGGGAAGCTGAAGGCCGCGGGCGTGCCGCATTACTTCCTGAACATGCCCTGGGCCACGCACGGCTGCGACTACAACTTCAACGGCCCGTGCGGCCAGCTCTCGACCTACGCGGTCGAGCGGTTCCTGGCGTCCGCCCTGCGCTAG
- a CDS encoding toxin-antitoxin system YwqK family antitoxin: MAKATKTPLKSGITKELFSSGKVSAEVPYKKGVREGAGRMYYETGELYAKETYKADKLNGPTTTYYVSGKVQSELSYKDSLLDGLCKEYYLSGKLESETTYKAGKKEGPAKIYAETGAVEKSLNYKDDKIVP; this comes from the coding sequence ATGGCTAAAGCGACCAAGACGCCCCTCAAGTCCGGGATCACGAAGGAACTTTTCTCCAGCGGCAAGGTGTCCGCCGAGGTCCCCTACAAGAAGGGCGTGCGCGAGGGCGCGGGCAGGATGTACTACGAGACCGGCGAGCTCTACGCCAAGGAAACCTACAAGGCAGACAAGCTCAACGGCCCGACGACCACCTACTACGTCTCGGGCAAGGTCCAGTCCGAGCTGAGCTACAAGGACAGCCTCCTCGACGGCCTGTGCAAGGAGTACTATCTGAGCGGCAAGCTCGAGTCCGAGACGACCTACAAGGCCGGCAAGAAGGAAGGCCCCGCCAAGATCTACGCCGAGACGGGCGCCGTCGAAAAGTCGCTCAACTATAAGGACGACAAGATCGTCCCCTGA
- a CDS encoding SDR family oxidoreductase: MTKTPPALLLTGATGFIGRRLAPALSGSWTVFRASRTSAGEGALDLDLADPDSIRRAFDAAAAKVVVHAGAEADPDVCERDPDRAKRVNVDAVKTLAMLCGASGTRLVHFSTDLVFDGERGWYGEDDRPNPRGVYARGKLASEEAALVRAPGAAVLRVSTAYGRPLGGRPGFVDNLRAKLAAGEPVAAFVDQWRTSTAADQLPEVLGKLLADPDLEGVFHWGGADRATRFETATAFARIMGFNENLIREARAVDATFASPRPRDSSLVSSRLAAAIGLAPLTYEAGFKALRGAWG; this comes from the coding sequence GTGACAAAAACGCCCCCCGCTCTGCTCCTGACCGGTGCTACCGGCTTCATCGGCCGGCGCCTGGCCCCCGCCCTCTCGGGGTCCTGGACGGTGTTCCGGGCCTCCCGGACGAGCGCCGGGGAGGGGGCTTTGGACCTGGACCTGGCCGACCCCGACTCGATCCGGCGCGCCTTCGACGCCGCCGCCGCGAAAGTCGTGGTCCACGCCGGAGCCGAGGCCGACCCCGATGTCTGCGAACGGGACCCCGACCGGGCCAAGCGCGTGAACGTGGACGCGGTGAAGACCTTGGCCATGCTGTGCGGCGCCTCGGGGACCCGGCTCGTCCATTTCTCGACCGACCTCGTGTTCGACGGCGAACGCGGCTGGTACGGCGAGGACGACCGTCCGAACCCGCGCGGGGTCTACGCCCGCGGCAAGCTCGCCAGCGAGGAGGCGGCCCTCGTCCGCGCCCCCGGCGCGGCGGTGCTGCGCGTCTCGACCGCGTACGGCCGGCCGCTGGGCGGGCGTCCGGGCTTCGTCGACAACCTGCGCGCCAAGCTGGCCGCCGGCGAGCCGGTCGCGGCCTTCGTCGACCAATGGCGCACCTCCACGGCCGCCGACCAGCTGCCCGAGGTCCTGGGCAAGCTCCTCGCCGACCCCGACCTCGAGGGCGTGTTCCACTGGGGCGGGGCCGACCGCGCCACGCGCTTCGAGACCGCGACCGCCTTCGCGCGGATCATGGGTTTCAACGAAAACCTCATCCGCGAGGCGCGGGCCGTCGATGCGACATTCGCTTCTCCGCGCCCGCGCGACTCATCCTTGGTCTCGTCGCGTTTGGCCGCCGCGATCGGTTTGGCTCCGCTGACCTATGAGGCCGGATTCAAGGCGTTAAGAGGAGCGTGGGGATGA